One genomic window of Medicago truncatula cultivar Jemalong A17 chromosome 1, MtrunA17r5.0-ANR, whole genome shotgun sequence includes the following:
- the LOC25485631 gene encoding protein S-acyltransferase 24, translating to MSSEIKVMEKVHPQQSISLSSTGEVAEDSLRNDVYTAAAYGDLEKLRRLVEQEGCLVTEPDGLGYYVIQWAALNNHTAVAQYIIDHGGDINATDRNGQTALHWSAVRGCIEVAELLLKEGAELNSADKYGYQTTHVAAQYGHTAFLYHLVSKWNAEPDVPDNEGRSPLHWAAYKGFADFICLLLFLDSHRGHQDKEGWTPLHMAAMKGNLEACRVLVKAGGKKEDMMVTDNTGLTPSQLVSHNHEQVAFFLENSLRMFEVRLESLGDFVVLSGLKCIISMLFFTYIYSVVLATNMPTLTTTTGLFGWFGALLATVGFVMFHMCSKKDPGYIRMNGHYDIKKMQDYEPFLLAGNWSQLCSTCKIVRPLRAKHCSTCDRCVEQFDHHCPIVSNCIGKKNKRDFFALLVLETSAMLVIGVVCLKRLIHLPLPSSFGIKFVGSISFLIADYIFFWPMLGLTVEQASNISSNLTTNEMINHERYSYLKGPDGRFRNPYDHGIKKNCSDFLINGYNEDLEYVEETNGDSCSHKPI from the coding sequence ATGTCATCTGAGATCAAGGTCATGGAGAAGGTTCACCCTCAACAATCGATATCGTTGTCTTCCACCGGTGAAGTTGCTGAAGACAGTCTCCGAAATGATGTGTACACTGCGGCTGCTTATGGAGATTTGGAGAAGCTGCGTAGATTGGTGGAGCAAGAGGGTTGCCTCGTTACCGAGCCTGATGGTTTGGGTTATTACGTGATTCAGTGGGCTGCACTCAACAACCATACTGCTGTTGCTCAGTACATCATCGATCATGGTGGAGATATAAACGCAACAGATCGTAATGGCCAAACGGCATTGCATTGGAGTGCGGTTCGAGGTTGTATTGAGGTTGCAGAGCTTTTACTCAAAGAGGGTGCTGAATTGAATTCTGCTGACAAGTATGGGTATCAGACAACACATGTTGCAGCTCAATATGGTCATACAGCTTTCCTTTACCATCTTGTTTCAAAATGGAACGCTGAGCCTGATGTTCCTGATAATGAAGGAAGAAGCCCCTTGCATTGGGCTGCTTACAAAGGTTTTGCTGATTTTATATGTCTTCTGTTATTTCTTGATTCACATCGAGGGCATCAGGATAAAGAAGGTTGGACTCCTCTCCATATGGCTGCTATGAAAGGTAACTTGGAGGCTTGCAGGGTATTAGTAAAGGCTGGAGGAAAAAAGGAAGATATGATGGTGACCGACAATACTGGCCTTACACCATCGCAACTTGTTTCTCATAATCACGAACAAGTTGCTTTTTTCCTTGAAAACTCCCTAAGGATGTTTGAAGTACGACTTGAGAGCCTTGGAGACTTCGTTGTTTTATCAGGACTCAAGTGCATAATTTCTATGCTATTTTTCACCTATATTTATTCGGTCGTGTTGGCAACAAATATGCCAACGCTAACAACTACAACCGGCCTTTTTGGTTGGTTTGGAGCGTTACTTGCTACTGTTGGATTTGTGATGTTTCATATGTGTAGCAAGAAGGATCCAGGTTATATCAGAATGAATGGGCATTATGACATTAAGAAAATGCAAGATTATGAGCCCTTTTTGCTAGCTGGAAATTGGTCCCAACTTTGTTCAACATGCAAGATTGTTAGGCCTCTTCGTGCGAAACATTGTTCTACATGTGATCGTTGTGTTGAACAATTTGACCATCATTGTCCTATTGTATCCAATTGCATTGGAAAAAAGAACAAACGAGATTTCTTTGCTCTTCTTGTTTTAGAAACTTCAGCAATGTTGGTTATTGGTGTAGTTTGTCTGAAGAGACTAATTCATTTACCCCTTCCTTCTTCATTTGGGATTAAATTTGTTGGTTCAATATCCTTTCTAATTGCTGATTATATCTTCTTCTGGCCTATGTTGGGTTTAACAGTTGAGCAGGCGAGTAATATATCGAGCAATCTTACAACAAACGAAATGATAAATCATGAGCGGTATAGCTACCTTAAAGGTCCAGATGGAAGATTCAGAAACCCATATGATCATGGTATCAAGAAGAATTGTTCTGATTTTTTGATCAATGGGTACAATGAAGATTTAGAGTATGTTGAAGAAACAAATGGAGACTCTTGTTCTCATAAACCCATATAG
- the LOC120577947 gene encoding uncharacterized protein encodes MMGPHNCTSTLMSQDHRKLNYKLISQSIKTLVHADASVTPKLIIAHIKEKFNYTTTYRKAWLAKNAAIESIYGKWEESYNDLPQWLNVMKETMPGTVFDLKTQIGENGETQFHRLFWAFYPCINGFKYCKPVVHVDGTWLYGKYKGTLLLAVAQDGNNKTIPIAFALVEGETKEGWSFFLKNLRRHVTKGISVCMVSDRHESIKSAFNDPRNGWQATGSAHVYCIRHIKQNFMRTIKDGDLKDVVNNMGYALNVPLFNYYRGVIQEANQRALDWVDNIPKEKWTQAYDEGRRWGQMTSNIVESWNSVFKGTRNLPVTPIVQSTYYRLACLFADRAQKAFARVGSGDLFSEYCQNAIQDDIVKSNTHHVEQFDRERYTFSVRETVNYREGRPMGTFKVDLRAGWCDCGKFQALHLPCSHVIAACSSFRHDYTTLIPPVFKNESVYSIYNTAFKVVHDKSYWLPYDGPVLCHNPNMRRLKKGRPNSTRIRTEMDEEVVERTPTPRWCGLCRHTGHIRRNCPSLNNR; translated from the exons ATGATGGGTCCACACAATTGCACATCGACTTTAATGTCGCAGGATCATCGCAAGCTCAACTACAAGCTTATAAGCCAAAGCATCAAGACACTTGTGCATGCGGATGCCTCGGTAACGCCAAAATTGATCATTGCGCACATTAAAGAAAAGTTTAACTACACAACCACGTATCGAAAGGCGTGGTTAGCAAAGAACGCTGCCATCGAATCTATTTACGGGAAATGGGAGGAATCATATAATGATCTTCCGCAATGGTTGAATGTGATGAAGGAGACGATGCCAGGGACCGTCTTCGATTTAAAAACGCAGATTGGCGAGAATGGAGAGACACAATTTCATCGTCTATTTTGGGCCTTCTATCCATGCATCAATGGGTTTAAGTATTGCAAACCAGTTGTCCATGTCGACGGGACGTGGTTGTATGGCAAGTacaaaggaacattgttgcTTGCGGTAGCACAAGATGGAAACAACAAAACGATTCCAATCGCCTTTGCGCTTGTCGAAGGTGAGACAAAGGAGGGctggagtttttttttgaaaaatctaagaagGCACGTCACAAAGGGAATATCTGTCTGCATGGTCTCCGACAGACATGAATCAATTAAAAGCGCATTCAATGACCCAAGGAATGGTTGGCAAGCAACTGGTTCAGCTCATGTGTACTGCATTCGACACATTAAGCAGAATTTCATGAGGACAATCAAGGATGGAGATCTTAAGGATGTTGTCAATAATATGG GATATGCCCTAAACGTACCCTTGTTCAATTACTATCGTGGTGTAATCCAGGAGGCAAATCAGCGTGCATTAGATTGGGTGGACAATATTCCGAAAGAAAAGTGGACTCAAGCATATGATGAGGGTCGACGATGGGGCCAAATGACAAGCAACATCGTTGAGTCGTGGAACTCTGTGTTTAAGGGAACACGCAACCTACCTGTTACACCTATAGTTCAATCAACCTACTATAGGCTGGCATGTCTCTTTGCTGATAGGGCTCAAAAAGCGTTTGCAAGGGTAGGTTCCGGAGATTTGTTCAGTGAATATTGCCAAAATGCGATTCAGGATGACATTGTTAAGTCCAACACCCATCATGTCGAACAGTTTGACCGAGAAAGGTATACCTTCTCAGTCCGTGAGACCGTCAACTACAGGGAAGGAAGGCCAATGGGAACTTTCAAGGTGGACCTACGAGCGGGGTGGTGTGATTGTGGGAAATTTCAAGCTTTACATTTGCCATGTTCTCATGTCATAGCCGCGTGTTCTTCATTTCGCCATGACTACACAACCCTTATTCCACCTGTGTTCAAAAACGAGAGTGTTTACTCCATCTACAACACAGCCTTCAAAGTAGTCCACGACAAGAGTTATTGGCTTCCATACGACGGTCCCGTGCTTTGCCATAATCCAAACATGCGAAGACTAAAGAAAGGTCGACCCAATAGTACCCGCATAAGGACTGAAATGGACGAGGAGGTGGTGGAGAGGACTCCAACGCCGAGATGGTGTGGGTTGTGTCGGCATACCGGTCATATTAGGAGAAATTGTCCGAGTTTAAATAATCGGTAG
- the LOC25485632 gene encoding probable protein phosphatase 2C 79 isoform X1 produces the protein MLSELVNFLKACFRPGSDGYARTTSDAGGKQDGLLWYKDSGQHICGDFSMAVVQANNLLEDQSQIESGSLSLNESGPHGTFVGVYDGHGGPETSRFINNHLFQHLKRFTSEQQSMSVDVIRKAFQATEEGFMSLVSQLWSISPQIAAVGSCCLVGVICNGTLYIANLGDSRAVLGRLVKATGEVLAMQLSTEHNASIESIRQELHSMHPDDSNIVVLKHNVWRVKGIIQISRCIGDVYLKKAEFNREPLYAKFRVPQPFKRPILSSEPSILVHQLQPQDQFIIFASDGLWEHFSNQEAVDIVQNNPRAGIARRMVKTALKAAAKKREMRYSDLNKIDRGVRRHFHDDITVIVVFLDSNLMSRASTVKFPGISVRGGGVSIPHNTLAPFTTTTDNGGT, from the exons ATGTTATCGGAGTTAGTGAACTTTTTGAAGGCCTGCTTTCGGCCGGGTTCGGATGGATATGCTCGCACAACGTCGGATGCTGGAGGTAAACAAGATGGACTATTATGGTATAAAGACTCAGGGCAGCACATATGTGGTGATTTTTCGATGGCTGTAGTTCAAGCCAATAACTTGCTGGAAGATCAGAGCCAGATTGAATCTGGTAGTTTGAGTTTGAATGAGTCTGGCCCTCATGGAACCTTTGTTGGTGTCTATGATGGACATGGAGGTCCTGAGACGTCGCGGTTTATCAACAATCACCTATTTCAACATCTCAAGA GATTTACTTCCGAGCAACAATCTATGTCAGTTGATGTAATCCGCAAGGCATTCCAAGCAACAGAAGAGGGGTTTATGTCACTGGTTTCGCAGCTGTGGTCAATTTCACCGCAAATTGCAGCAGTTGGGTCTTGCTGTCTTGTTGGTGTTATTTGTAATGGAACCCTTTATATAGCAAATCTTGGTGATTCCAGGGCTGTTTTGGGAAGATTAGTTAAAGCAACTGGCGAGGTTTTAGCCATGCAATTATCAACAGAGCACAATGCATCAATAGAGTCTATAAGACAGGAGCTTCATTCTATGCACCCTGATGATTCAAATATTGTTGTTTTAAAGCATAATGTTTGGCGTGTGAAGGGAATTATTCAA ATTTCTAGATGCATTGGCGATGTATATTTGAAAAAAGCCGAGTTCAATAGAGAACCATTATATGCCAAGTTTCGAGTTCCTCAGCCGTTCAAGAGGCCAATACTGAGCTCAGAACCATCAATACTAGTGCATCAGTTGCAGCCCCAAgatcaatttattatatttgcaTCTGATGGGCTCTGGGAGCACTTCAGCAATCAAGAAGCAGTTGATATAGTTCAAAACAATCCTCGCGCT GGAATTGCAAGGAGGATGGTGAAAACTGCACTTAAAGCAGCAgcaaagaagagagaaatgagATATTcagatttaaataaaattgatcgtGGAGTTCGGCGACATTTCCATGATGATATCACTGTGATTGTTGTGTTTCTTGACTCAAATCTTATGAGTAGAGCAAGCACTGTGAAGTTCCCTGGTATTTCTGTTAGAGGAGGTGGTGTTAGCATCCCTCACAACACATTGGCACCTTTTACTACTACAACAGATAATGGTGGTACTTGA
- the LOC25485633 gene encoding protein ALTERED PHOSPHATE STARVATION RESPONSE 1 — MGCVASKLEEEEEVVAICRERKRQLKLAVEKRYALAEAHCKYFHSLNAVAAAIKLFVARHSSPSSPFLITFPPKGLDPSPSHSSAENVINNPMFLQQTPSETKHESVACNSCIGSTTSESSEEEGEREVEGCREVQNEQPSEYFYMHMPMNMPMHHMSMPPPSMPSPQRDFGWDFFYPFDSMRPEVMNGYHRNSDDDLRAVREEEGIPELEEEVERVELEHKVVVSVKEKNNKEGGGKVVSGVETAKPVDVANENENVGEQKGLAVLDTPAEGRELLEALKDIEDHFIRAYESGKGVTKMLEANRIPLHSSLEEIKESSTKLINAITWKSMSSRQSSCKSLVVQNMKDSSSWVEYKNDLFDDYGGMDSGSHLLTLGRLYAWEKKLFEEVKAGDSTRKNYEKKCAQLRNKNVRGDDELSMDKTRADMKDLYAGILVAIRRAESISKRIQKMRDEELQPQIVELLKGLTQSWKIMLESHETQKMILSEVKYFTCPPYDKFCNQSRGLATLQLEAELHHWRACFREYTAAQKAYVEALHGWLSKFVVHEVEFYSRSKNVAMPMPFQVNGPPLLVICNDWLTSLRKLPDKTVALALKSVVKDVKALWIQQNKEQQQKRKVDNLTKDLDRRYDGSYKLKTKMLELQVTDHRSEEESVREEECLMDKGDYLETLRRKLEVEKEKHYSCMQETQRMTLNGLQFGFSQVLESLTEFSKASQKMYNDLVTFSEKAGNISYIEDGGCNVENCNSQNGQ; from the exons ATGGGGTGTGTTGCCTCAAAACtagaggaagaagaggaagtAGTAGCTatttgtagagagagaaaacgtCAGCTGAAACTAGCTGTAGAGAAAAGATATGCACTTGCTGAAGCTCATTGTAAATATTTTCACTCTTTGAATGCTGTAGCTGCTGCTATTAAGCTTTTTGTTGCAAGACATTCTTCACCTTCTTCACCTTTCCTTATAACTTTCCCTCCTAAGGGTCTTGACCCTTCTCCTTCTCATTCATCTGCTGAAAATGTCATAAATAACCCTATGTTTCTCCAGCAAACACCATCAGAAACCAAGCATGAATCTGTTGCTTGCAACTCATGTATTGGTTCCACAACCTCAGAGTCTTCTGAggaagagggagagagagaagttgaaggtTGTAGAGAAGTTCAAAATGAACAGCCAAGTGAGTATTTCTACATGCACATGCCTATGAATATGCCTATGCATCATATGTCTATGCCACCACCTTCAATGCCTTCACCGCAGAGAGATTTTGGTTGGGATTTCTTTTACCCTTTTGACAGTATGAGGCCAGAGGTTATGAATGGCTACCATAGGAATTCAGATGATGATTTGAGGGCAGTGAGGGAGGAAGAAGGGATTCCAGAGTTAGAGGAGGAAGTAGAAAGGGTAGAACTTGAGCATAAGGTGGTGGTGAGTGTCAAAGAGAAGAATAATAAAGAAGGCGGAGGGAAAGTTGTGAGTGGTGTTGAAACGGCGAAGCCTGTGGATGTGgctaatgaaaatgaaaatgttggGGAGCAAAAGGGGCTTGCTGTTCTTGATACACCTGCAGAGGGGAGAGAGTTGCTTGAAGCTTTGAAAGATATCGAGGACCATTTCATTAGGGCTTATGAGTCTGGTAAGGGCGTGACCAAGATGCTTGAGGCTAATAGAATTCCCCTTCATTCTAGTTTGGAGGAAATCAAAG AAAGTTCGACCAAACTCATTAATGCAATAACATGGAAGTCCATGTCATCTAGGCAATCATCATGCAAGAGTCTGGTGGTTCAAAATATGAAGGATTCTTCAAGTTGGGTGGAATATAAGAATGATCTATTTGATGATTATGGAGGAATGGATTCGGGAAGTCATTTATTAACCTTAGGAAGGTTATATGCATGGGAAAAGAAATTGTTTGAGGAGGTTAAG GCTGGAGATAGCACGCGGAAAAATTATGAGAAAAAATGTGCTCAGTTGAGAAATAAGAATGTTAGAGGAGATGATGAATTAAGCATGGACAAGACTAGAGCTGATATGAAAGATCTGTATGCTGGGATCTTGGTTGCAATTCGACGTGCAGAGTCGATCTCAAAGAGAATTCAGAAAATGAGAGACGAAGAATTACAGCCTCAAATTGTTGAACTATTGAAAGG CCTAACACAATCGTGGAAAATCATGTTGGAGTCTCATGAAACTCAGAAGATGATTCTTTCCGAAGTCAAATACTTCACATGTCCCCCTTACGATAAATTTTGCAATCAATCTCGTGGATTGGCAACTCTTCAGCTTGAAGCCGAGCTTCATCATTGGCGTGCGTGCTTTAGAGAGTATACCGCAGCTCAAAAAGCATACGTAGAAGCTCTGCATGGATGGTTAAGTAAGTTCGTAGTCCATGAAGTTGAATTTTACTCGAGAAGCAAAAATGTTGCCATGCCAATGCCATTTCAAGTCAATGGGCCACCATTACTTGTGATATGCAATGATTGGTTAACTTCCTTACGAAAGTTGCCTGATAAGACAGTAGCACTCGCTTTGAAAAGTGTTGTGAAAGATGTGAAAGCTCTTTGgattcaacaaaataaagagCAGCAACAGAAGAGGAAAGTAGATAACTTAACGAAAGATTTAGATAGAAGATATGATGGATCATATAAACTGAAGACGAAGATGCTTGAGTTGCAAGTAACAGATCATAGATCAGAAGAAGAGTCTGTTCGTGAAGAAGAATGCTTAATGGATAAAGGTGATTACTTGGAGACACTGAGGAGAAAACTTGAGGTAGAGAAGG
- the LOC25485632 gene encoding probable protein phosphatase 2C 28 isoform X2, with translation MSVDVIRKAFQATEEGFMSLVSQLWSISPQIAAVGSCCLVGVICNGTLYIANLGDSRAVLGRLVKATGEVLAMQLSTEHNASIESIRQELHSMHPDDSNIVVLKHNVWRVKGIIQISRCIGDVYLKKAEFNREPLYAKFRVPQPFKRPILSSEPSILVHQLQPQDQFIIFASDGLWEHFSNQEAVDIVQNNPRAGIARRMVKTALKAAAKKREMRYSDLNKIDRGVRRHFHDDITVIVVFLDSNLMSRASTVKFPGISVRGGGVSIPHNTLAPFTTTTDNGGT, from the exons ATGTCAGTTGATGTAATCCGCAAGGCATTCCAAGCAACAGAAGAGGGGTTTATGTCACTGGTTTCGCAGCTGTGGTCAATTTCACCGCAAATTGCAGCAGTTGGGTCTTGCTGTCTTGTTGGTGTTATTTGTAATGGAACCCTTTATATAGCAAATCTTGGTGATTCCAGGGCTGTTTTGGGAAGATTAGTTAAAGCAACTGGCGAGGTTTTAGCCATGCAATTATCAACAGAGCACAATGCATCAATAGAGTCTATAAGACAGGAGCTTCATTCTATGCACCCTGATGATTCAAATATTGTTGTTTTAAAGCATAATGTTTGGCGTGTGAAGGGAATTATTCAA ATTTCTAGATGCATTGGCGATGTATATTTGAAAAAAGCCGAGTTCAATAGAGAACCATTATATGCCAAGTTTCGAGTTCCTCAGCCGTTCAAGAGGCCAATACTGAGCTCAGAACCATCAATACTAGTGCATCAGTTGCAGCCCCAAgatcaatttattatatttgcaTCTGATGGGCTCTGGGAGCACTTCAGCAATCAAGAAGCAGTTGATATAGTTCAAAACAATCCTCGCGCT GGAATTGCAAGGAGGATGGTGAAAACTGCACTTAAAGCAGCAgcaaagaagagagaaatgagATATTcagatttaaataaaattgatcgtGGAGTTCGGCGACATTTCCATGATGATATCACTGTGATTGTTGTGTTTCTTGACTCAAATCTTATGAGTAGAGCAAGCACTGTGAAGTTCCCTGGTATTTCTGTTAGAGGAGGTGGTGTTAGCATCCCTCACAACACATTGGCACCTTTTACTACTACAACAGATAATGGTGGTACTTGA